CCGCGGGGAACCTGCGCGCGTTCGGCGTGAACATCCCCGCCAACGTCCCCGACGGGATGGTGATGACGGTGCACCCCACGCAGCTGTACGAGACGGCGCTGTCGCTGGCCATCTTCTTCGTCGTCTGGAAGCTGCGCGACCGCCTGCGCACGCCAGGCGCCGTCTGGTTCGTGTGGCTGGCGCTGGCGGGCGTGGAGCGCTTCGTGGTGGAGATCTTCCGCGCCAAGGACGACCGCCTGCTGGGGATGTTCTCCGTCGCCCAGCTGATCAGCGTGCTGATCGTGCTCGCCGGCGTCGCGGGGTACTTCGCCGTCACCCGCCGCGCGGTCCGGCACCCCGCCGCCGCGCCCGCGGGGGCCTGACGACTCGAGCGGCGCGATGAACCGGCGCAGGTTCATCGCGTCGTCGCTCGGGGCCGCCGGCGCCCTGCTGGCGGCCGACGCGGGGCTGGTGGAGCCCCGCCGCCTGGAGGTCACCCGCCACGACCTCGATCCCCGTCCCCTCCCGGCCGCGCGCCGGTCACGCTGGCGCAGATCGCCGATCTGCACCTGAAGCGCGTCGGCGGGCTCCATCACCACATCGCCGAGCAGGTCGCCGCCGCGCGCCCGGACCTGATCCTGTTCACCGGCGGTTCCGTCGACCGGCGCGACGCGCTCCCCGCCTTCCGCGAGTTCCTCTCCCTGCTCGACCCCGCCACGCCCAAGTACGCGATCCTGGGGAACTGGGACCGCTGGAGCGGGATCGATCCGTCCGCGCTGGGCGAGCTCTACGCGCGCTTCGGCGGGCGGCTGCTGGTGAACGAGACGGCGGTGCACCTCCACCGCGGACGTCGCCTCGCGCTGACGGGGCTGGACGACCTGCTCGCCGGCCGCCCCGACCTGCGCGCCGCCGTCCGCGGTGCGGAGCCCGCCGACGCGCGGCTGCTGCTGATGCACTGCCCCGAGTACCGCGACGCCCTGGACCGCGACGCCGCGGCGCAGATGGTCGGCGGCTCGCTGATCGCCCCCGGCGCGGGCGTGCAGGCGCGCGAGTTCCGCGCGATGCTGTCCGGGCACACGCACGGCGGGCAGGTGGCGTTCTTCGGCGCGGCGCCGGTGCTGCCGCCGGGGAGCGGGCGCTACGTGCGCGGCTGGTTCCGCGACGCCGGGCAGGTGCCGCTCTACGTCTCCCGCGGCATCGGCGAAACCGGGCTCCCCGTCCGCTTCGGCTCCGTCCCCGAGCTGGCGATCTTCACGCTGGCGGTGTGATACCAGATCTGGCAATCAACTATGCACCAGACGCACAGAATTGACGTCATCCTGAGGCCGGCCACACCGTCGTTGCCTCCGCACAAGCGGTTGCAGGCCGAAGGATCTATAGGCGAAGTCGCACGTGCGCTGCCGGATTGCACGATCGATCCCCGAAACCGGTTTGACGGCGCGGAAGTCGTTGCCGGAGAGCGAGATGCGCAGCATCCAGCATAGCTCCTTTTTAGCCCTTGCCTTTCGTTCGCATCTCGTTTATCATCCCGCCTCCCATCTCTCCGTCCACTTACCTGTCGCCGGTGCCGGATGGAAGGCCTTCCCAAGTGGCTCATCTTCCACGTCGCGTTCGGCTCCGTGCCGTACTTCGCCAGCGTGGCGCTGCGGTACTTCAAGGATGGAGATGGAAACCCCTGGCGCAGCTCGCCGGAGATCATCTTCCTGGTCCTGGTCGCGTGCTCCAGCGCGCTGGCCGAGATCTCGTTCGGGCACCGGCGAACATCACCGCTGCGCCACACCTTCCAGGTGGCGCTCGGGACGGGCGTGGTGCTCGCCGCGATTGCGTACGGAGCCTACCTGGGTGACGAGCTGAGCAGCCCGGGACGCGAAGCCGGCATCGATTGCGAGATCGTTGCGGAGGCGGCGAGCACCGCCTCGGCCGTGACCGCCGCCGATCCGCTGGTCGAGACGATCCGCCGGCAATGGGGCGCGCCGTGCTCGCGGTGGGAGCGCAGACGAGAGCGGTACTTCGTATTCTCGAAGCGCGTTGCGATCATCTTTACCATTCTGGGCGCTTTCGCTATCTTCTGCTTTCCACCTTCAAGGCGAGGAGGCCTGTGATGGGTGACACGGAGTGGGTGTTTACCCTCGGCACGATCGTGATGATCGGGATCGCCGTCATCATGCCGCCGATGATCGTCTGGGAGTTCCGGATCCGTGCCCGCGAGGCGGCCGGGGAGGGGCCCGCGCCCAGCCGCAGCCTGCTCCGGCGCGAGCGGCCGGGGCCCAAGCGGCGCACGCCGGCCGCGCGCTGAACGCCGGAAGGCGCCGAGCAATCGGCGCCTTCTTCGTATCTACCTCCCTCGTTATCCCCCGATTTTCTTCCAGGCGCCGCGGCGGTTTTCCGCATGCGGCGCGATCCGTGCGCAGTGGGGCGCGCGCAAATCCCACGCGGCCCAACGACCTTTCGCGCCCGGCGGCAGCCTTGCCCCCAGCTCCGGACCCGAGCACCCCGCCGATCCCCGCCTTCGCCAACCCCGGCTCCGGGCGCGGCCAGGAGGCGGCCGACGCCATCTCCGCCGACGCGCGCTTCGAGCTGCGCGACGCGGGGCCCAGCGGCCTGGCCGACGCGATCCGCGACGAGGTGAAGCGCGGCACCCGGCGCGTGCTGGTGGCCGGCGGCGACGGGACCATCGCCACGGCGGCGGCCGCGGCCTGCGAGACGGGGGTGGAGCTGGCGGTGCTCCCGGCGGGAACGCTGAACCACTTCGCGCGCGACAACGGCATCCCCACCGAGCTGGCCGAGGCGCTGGAGCTGGCGGCGACGGGAACGGCGCGCGGCGTGGACCTGGGGTTCGTGAACGACCGCCCGTTCCTGAACACCAGCTCGGTGGGCGCCTACGTGGGGTTCGTGCGGATGCGCGACCGGATGGAGCGGTGGATGGGGTACCGCATGGCCAGCTTCCTCTCCGGGCTGCGGATGACGGCGCGGCTGCGCAGCTTCGACGTGCAGGTGCGGGTGGAGGGGAAGGTGCGCTCCTACCGCACCGCGCTGGTGTTCATCGGCGTGGGCGAACGGGAGACGCGCTTTCCCACCTTCGGCGGGCGGGTGGAGAACGGGCGCGCGGGGCTGCACGTGATCGCCGTGCACGGCAAGGCGGTGGCGCGCCTCACCGCGCTGGGGATCGCGGCCGCGGCGCGCGGGCTGAAGGTGGTGTCGCGCACGCCGCACCTGGACGCGTTCCTGGTGGACGAGTGCACCATCGCCATGCCGCGGCGCATCGCCTACCTGGCCATCGACGGCGAAACCACGCGCATCCCCGCGCCGTTCCACTACCGGCTGGAGCGCGGGGCCATGAAGCTGGTCGCGCCGCCGCCGGAGGAAAAGGGTGCGTCAGGATAGCGCGGGCTG
The nucleotide sequence above comes from Longimicrobium sp.. Encoded proteins:
- a CDS encoding metallophosphoesterase, with protein sequence MAEQVAAARPDLILFTGGSVDRRDALPAFREFLSLLDPATPKYAILGNWDRWSGIDPSALGELYARFGGRLLVNETAVHLHRGRRLALTGLDDLLAGRPDLRAAVRGAEPADARLLLMHCPEYRDALDRDAAAQMVGGSLIAPGAGVQAREFRAMLSGHTHGGQVAFFGAAPVLPPGSGRYVRGWFRDAGQVPLYVSRGIGETGLPVRFGSVPELAIFTLAV
- a CDS encoding diacylglycerol/lipid kinase family protein; translated protein: MPPAPDPSTPPIPAFANPGSGRGQEAADAISADARFELRDAGPSGLADAIRDEVKRGTRRVLVAGGDGTIATAAAAACETGVELAVLPAGTLNHFARDNGIPTELAEALELAATGTARGVDLGFVNDRPFLNTSSVGAYVGFVRMRDRMERWMGYRMASFLSGLRMTARLRSFDVQVRVEGKVRSYRTALVFIGVGERETRFPTFGGRVENGRAGLHVIAVHGKAVARLTALGIAAAARGLKVVSRTPHLDAFLVDECTIAMPRRIAYLAIDGETTRIPAPFHYRLERGAMKLVAPPPEEKGASG